From the Pseudoalteromonas tunicata genome, one window contains:
- a CDS encoding methyl-accepting chemotaxis protein, with protein MRLKNKLLISFLSLGIIPASFIAIKALLVASNSLEQQAYNQLTSIKSIKKVQIEDYFAKSRADLAVLEQYWQSIANTNQSLTPSEIAQRNDAFFQQFINEQGYYDFFVINMTGDVVYTVAKEADYQSNLISGPYARSGLAQLFSKVTLVRQAQLLDFSPYAPSNNEPAAFIGLPVIEAGKQVAVIALQLSIEKINHVMQQRNGMGETGESYLVGPDLRMRSDSFLDPKGHSVIASFAGTVARNGVDTKAVREGLEGVSATEIVIDYNGNPVLSAYTPIEFMGMRWVLLAEIDEAEAFAPVAKLTFLIAMIVLLTVCAVVVVTVMVANSIIRPLGGEPKTMQEISERIALGDLSTQFEHQGRLSGVYKAMQIMSQNLHNVISNIVDSTGQLSSTAAQTSAASVQANSSLQEQHLNIASVTTAMHEMATTIDDVANNARNVADLSLSAQYTSEAANNCVRDTINSMQQLANEVKDAADVINNVESQSQKIGSVLEVIQQIAEQTNLLALNAAIEAARAGDQGRGFAVVADEVRQLAQKTQQSTRDIEQMIAALQTGTSQAVTVMSSATAISLSTINNATSSAHEISRSLSEIRDIAQNAQLIATAAQQQACTAEEINQSMESINQAAVDNAAGADQVSAASIELNLLAEQLKQVTLQFKLTA; from the coding sequence ATGCGTTTAAAAAATAAATTACTGATTTCATTTTTATCTTTGGGGATTATTCCAGCAAGTTTTATCGCAATTAAGGCATTGCTTGTAGCAAGCAATTCTTTAGAGCAGCAAGCGTATAATCAGCTCACTTCAATTAAATCGATTAAAAAGGTCCAAATAGAAGACTATTTTGCTAAAAGTCGTGCCGATTTGGCCGTATTAGAACAATATTGGCAAAGTATAGCGAATACCAATCAAAGCTTAACTCCTAGTGAAATCGCTCAGCGTAATGATGCCTTTTTTCAGCAATTTATCAACGAGCAAGGTTATTACGATTTTTTTGTCATTAATATGACGGGCGACGTGGTGTATACGGTTGCCAAAGAGGCGGATTATCAAAGTAATTTAATAAGTGGGCCTTATGCACGCTCAGGGTTGGCGCAGTTATTTAGCAAAGTAACACTTGTCCGCCAAGCGCAACTACTCGATTTTAGCCCCTATGCGCCAAGTAATAACGAACCCGCGGCGTTTATTGGTTTGCCTGTTATTGAAGCAGGTAAACAAGTGGCTGTGATTGCGTTGCAACTATCGATAGAAAAAATAAATCATGTGATGCAACAGCGCAATGGCATGGGTGAGACCGGCGAAAGCTATTTGGTTGGGCCTGATTTAAGAATGCGCTCAGACTCCTTCCTCGACCCAAAAGGTCATTCTGTCATCGCCAGTTTTGCTGGTACAGTGGCAAGAAATGGGGTTGATACTAAGGCGGTGCGAGAAGGGCTTGAGGGCGTAAGCGCCACTGAGATTGTAATTGATTATAACGGTAACCCAGTATTATCGGCTTATACACCAATTGAGTTTATGGGCATGCGCTGGGTATTGCTTGCTGAGATTGATGAAGCTGAGGCGTTTGCACCCGTGGCTAAACTTACGTTTTTAATTGCAATGATTGTTTTACTCACTGTATGTGCTGTGGTTGTGGTGACCGTTATGGTGGCTAATTCAATTATTAGGCCGCTTGGTGGTGAACCTAAAACCATGCAGGAAATTAGTGAGCGTATTGCGCTGGGCGATTTATCAACCCAGTTTGAACATCAAGGACGACTTTCGGGGGTTTATAAAGCAATGCAGATCATGAGCCAGAACTTACACAATGTGATAAGTAACATTGTTGATTCAACGGGGCAGCTTTCATCAACAGCGGCACAAACTAGCGCCGCGAGTGTACAAGCTAATTCAAGTCTACAAGAGCAGCACCTTAATATTGCAAGTGTCACCACTGCAATGCATGAAATGGCCACTACTATTGATGATGTGGCAAATAACGCCCGTAATGTCGCTGACTTAAGTTTAAGCGCACAATATACCTCAGAAGCTGCGAACAATTGTGTCCGTGATACCATCAATAGCATGCAGCAATTAGCTAATGAAGTTAAGGATGCGGCAGACGTGATAAATAACGTAGAAAGCCAGTCGCAAAAAATAGGTTCAGTGCTTGAAGTAATTCAACAAATTGCTGAACAAACCAATCTGTTAGCACTTAATGCCGCAATTGAAGCTGCAAGGGCTGGCGATCAAGGCCGTGGTTTTGCGGTGGTGGCCGATGAAGTGCGCCAGCTGGCACAAAAAACCCAGCAATCGACCCGTGATATTGAACAAATGATTGCCGCGCTGCAAACTGGTACATCACAAGCCGTGACCGTAATGAGCAGTGCCACAGCCATTAGTTTATCGACCATTAATAATGCCACAAGCAGCGCCCATGAAATTTCCCGCAGCTTATCTGAAATTCGAGATATTGCGCAAAATGCACAATTGATAGCCACAGCGGCGCAGCAACAAGCCTGCACAGCTGAAGAAATTAACCAAAGCATGGAGTCGATTAATCAGGCTGCGGTTGATAATGCGGCTGGGGCTGATCAGGTATCTGCAGCGAGTATTGAGCTTAATTTATTAGCAGAGCAGCTCAAGCAAGTTACACTGCAGTTTAAACTAACAGCTTAA
- a CDS encoding CDP-glycerol glycerophosphotransferase family protein, with protein MTVIFDIQHLYYLPQYLPVLAELTKHDVACRFVFYRQAEAELQKVCEEVIANEQLDAVWVDNWSQALAHYTREQADWLVFGNAVNDLDQLHRVSKTVLMQHGIGPKQCYYDVSANPTTVRFVEGQHRLKRLQALYPNSNFVDTGFAKLDPAFNAPHALLTLEALGLDPAKPTLLYAPTFYPSSIECFAKTFAQDFSEFNIIVKPHFFSLSKDKYHKQRRLLQQWAQAKNVYLAPVSDYNLLPFMALSDVMISDASSAIFEFAALNKPVVWCDFYKLRWSYRGIFSFRFKQRLNDDIEFFHQITERVEHYQGLKQAVTEAFREPNKLASKRIEMTAQLAGATDGQVSKRIAEYLIANT; from the coding sequence ATGACCGTCATTTTTGATATTCAGCATTTATACTATTTACCGCAATATTTACCCGTGTTAGCTGAGTTAACCAAACATGATGTAGCGTGCCGATTTGTTTTTTATCGCCAAGCTGAGGCCGAGTTACAAAAAGTCTGTGAAGAGGTCATTGCCAACGAGCAACTTGATGCCGTGTGGGTTGATAACTGGAGCCAAGCGCTCGCTCATTACACTCGTGAGCAAGCAGATTGGCTAGTATTTGGTAATGCAGTCAACGATTTAGACCAATTACACCGCGTCAGTAAAACGGTGTTAATGCAACATGGCATTGGCCCAAAGCAGTGTTATTACGATGTATCGGCCAATCCAACAACGGTGCGTTTTGTTGAAGGACAGCACAGATTAAAACGTTTACAAGCCTTATATCCAAACAGCAATTTTGTTGATACCGGATTTGCAAAGTTAGATCCGGCTTTTAATGCACCACACGCTTTATTGACGCTTGAAGCGTTAGGTTTAGACCCTGCAAAACCCACTTTATTATATGCGCCAACGTTTTATCCAAGCTCAATCGAATGTTTTGCCAAAACATTTGCGCAAGATTTTAGTGAATTTAATATTATTGTTAAACCGCATTTTTTCTCGTTAAGCAAAGATAAATACCATAAACAACGCCGTTTGCTCCAGCAATGGGCACAAGCCAAAAATGTGTATTTGGCGCCTGTGTCGGACTATAACTTACTGCCATTTATGGCGCTGAGCGATGTGATGATTTCAGATGCTTCATCGGCAATTTTTGAGTTTGCGGCGCTTAATAAACCCGTGGTGTGGTGTGATTTTTATAAATTACGCTGGAGTTATCGCGGTATTTTTAGTTTTCGCTTTAAACAACGCTTAAATGATGATATTGAGTTTTTTCATCAAATTACCGAGCGAGTTGAACACTACCAAGGCTTAAAACAGGCGGTAACCGAAGCGTTTCGCGAGCCGAATAAACTCGCCAGTAAACGGATTGAAATGACAGCGCAATTAGCCGGTGCCACCGATGGACAGGTTTCAAAAAGAATTGCTGAATACTTAATAGCCAATACATAG
- a CDS encoding iron-containing alcohol dehydrogenase family protein, protein MQFSQLSANRFLNIPKVLKIIENEQQTAQLLLETLQVQNMQNICIVSGKGGSLKLASDITTHVKLGHQVLHHVIEDNSMAECIKLDIACAHHQIDLIVAIGGGKVIDVCKVAATTRNLSFAIIPTCLSSDCITSPVAVIKNKLGQNQSVAAALATFVFIDLKLIISAPKRLNLAGLGDLISNASALLDWEYAHKINQTPVDDFARLLSSASCDVLFKNPLFDITNLSDLKIVAEGLLISGLSMGFSGDSRPASGAEHLISHALDKLALGQGYHGEQVALATIYINEVRKLLDEPQIDDAIITLIKQCGLPTYPSQLLISQSDFLCAVTLANTMRPDRITILNHPGISPELLNQAFVNSFD, encoded by the coding sequence ATGCAATTCTCTCAATTATCTGCCAATCGGTTTTTAAATATACCCAAAGTATTAAAAATCATTGAAAACGAGCAACAGACGGCCCAGTTATTACTCGAAACATTACAAGTACAAAACATGCAAAACATTTGTATTGTAAGTGGTAAAGGCGGTTCATTGAAACTGGCCAGCGACATAACAACACACGTAAAACTGGGGCATCAAGTGTTGCACCATGTGATTGAAGATAATTCAATGGCAGAATGTATTAAGCTTGATATCGCATGTGCACATCATCAAATTGATTTAATTGTCGCCATTGGTGGCGGTAAGGTGATTGATGTCTGTAAAGTTGCGGCAACAACACGTAATTTGAGTTTCGCGATTATTCCTACTTGTTTATCAAGCGATTGCATCACCTCACCCGTTGCGGTTATTAAAAACAAATTAGGGCAAAACCAAAGTGTCGCTGCGGCATTAGCCACCTTTGTCTTTATCGACTTAAAGCTAATTATATCAGCCCCTAAACGGCTCAACCTTGCAGGACTTGGAGATTTAATTTCAAATGCTTCGGCATTACTGGACTGGGAATATGCCCACAAAATCAATCAAACCCCGGTTGATGATTTTGCTCGTTTGTTATCAAGTGCCAGCTGCGATGTATTATTTAAAAACCCACTATTTGACATCACCAATCTGTCAGATTTAAAAATTGTGGCCGAAGGCTTATTAATTTCGGGCTTATCGATGGGATTTTCTGGTGATAGCCGACCAGCAAGTGGTGCAGAACATTTAATTAGTCATGCGCTAGACAAACTGGCGCTTGGGCAAGGTTATCATGGCGAGCAAGTTGCGTTAGCAACGATATATATTAACGAGGTGCGAAAGCTACTTGATGAGCCACAAATTGATGACGCCATCATTACCCTCATTAAGCAGTGCGGCTTACCGACTTATCCGAGCCAACTGCTCATTTCACAAAGTGATTTTCTCTGTGCGGTGACTCTTGCCAACACAATGCGACCCGACCGAATTACGATTTTAAATCACCCAGGGATCAGTCCAGAGTTACTCAATCAAGCGTTTGTAAACAGTTTTGATTAG
- a CDS encoding adenylyltransferase/cytidyltransferase family protein yields MSENILVVGVFDLFHVGHLTLLEKSKALGDKLFIIVNGDKMTGEYKRTPYINENDRKRLIEALDIVDEAVISNEFDIKPYIEQFNITKIVHGDDWELNSYMEQIRCTPEYLAAQGCEIVMLPYTQGISTSALIKQIKQS; encoded by the coding sequence ATGTCAGAAAATATTTTAGTGGTAGGTGTATTTGATTTATTTCATGTAGGGCATCTCACATTACTCGAAAAGTCAAAAGCGCTGGGCGATAAACTATTTATTATCGTCAATGGCGACAAAATGACGGGTGAATATAAGCGCACTCCCTATATCAATGAAAACGACCGTAAACGCCTAATCGAAGCACTTGATATTGTTGATGAAGCAGTCATTTCAAATGAATTTGATATCAAACCTTATATTGAGCAATTCAATATTACTAAAATCGTTCATGGTGATGATTGGGAGCTAAATTCGTATATGGAGCAAATTCGCTGCACACCTGAATATTTAGCAGCTCAAGGCTGTGAAATTGTTATGCTGCCTTATACACAAGGGATCAGCACCTCAGCTCTTATCAAACAAATAAAGCAAAGCTAA
- a CDS encoding alpha-glucosidase family protein: protein MAKLQWWQGAVIYQIYPRSFQDSNHDGIGDIPGIIAELDYIKGLGVDAIWVSPFFKSPMKDFGYDISDYRDIDPLFGTLADFDELIDKAHQRDIKIIIDQVLSHTSDQHAWFSESRVDKTNDKADWYVWADAKPDGTAPNNWLSIFGGPAWQWEPRRKQYYLHNFLTEQPDLNFHNPDVRQHVLDNVEFWLKKGVDGFRLDAINFCYHDAQLRDNPAKPVDKRQGRGFSEDNPYAFQYHYYNNTQPENLAFMAEIRALLDRYPGTVSLGEISSEDSLATMAEYTQGGNKLHMGYSFELLTKDYSAAYIRQTVQGLEKQMTEGWPCWAFSNHDVERVASRWAKNGVRSDAQVKMLTALLGSLRGSVCMYQGEELGLTEADVAFEDLQDPYGITFWPNFKGRDGCRTPHPWQHNAEFAGFSTQKPWLPVAKQHLSNSVDLQNADLNSCLNRFREFLHWRKNHQALIVGDIEFIDTPEPLLAFWRSTGDDTILCCFNLSEQSASLDLTTVSLTELADVSHHSGQLVKNQLNLPPFGCYFAKKHD from the coding sequence ATGGCCAAGCTTCAATGGTGGCAAGGTGCGGTAATTTATCAAATCTACCCTCGTAGTTTTCAAGATTCAAACCATGACGGTATCGGTGATATTCCAGGGATCATTGCCGAGCTTGACTACATAAAAGGGCTAGGTGTTGATGCAATTTGGGTATCGCCTTTTTTTAAGTCACCAATGAAAGATTTTGGTTACGACATCAGCGATTACCGTGATATCGACCCTCTTTTTGGCACTTTAGCCGATTTTGATGAGCTGATTGATAAAGCGCACCAACGTGATATTAAAATCATTATTGACCAAGTATTAAGCCATACCTCAGATCAACATGCTTGGTTCAGTGAGAGCCGCGTTGATAAAACCAACGATAAAGCAGACTGGTATGTTTGGGCCGATGCAAAACCAGATGGCACAGCACCCAATAACTGGTTATCAATTTTTGGCGGCCCTGCATGGCAATGGGAACCACGTCGTAAACAATATTATCTGCATAATTTTTTAACTGAACAGCCAGATTTAAACTTTCATAACCCAGATGTGCGCCAACATGTACTCGATAATGTCGAGTTTTGGCTCAAAAAAGGGGTTGATGGTTTTAGACTCGATGCGATTAACTTTTGCTACCACGATGCGCAATTGCGTGACAACCCAGCAAAACCAGTGGATAAACGCCAAGGTCGCGGCTTTAGCGAAGATAATCCTTACGCGTTTCAGTACCACTATTACAACAATACACAACCTGAAAATCTTGCCTTTATGGCAGAAATTCGTGCCCTACTTGACCGTTATCCTGGCACAGTTTCTCTTGGTGAAATTTCATCTGAAGATTCGCTAGCGACCATGGCCGAATACACCCAAGGTGGCAATAAACTGCACATGGGGTATAGCTTTGAGCTACTGACCAAAGACTACAGCGCCGCTTATATTCGCCAAACAGTACAAGGTTTAGAAAAACAAATGACTGAAGGCTGGCCATGCTGGGCCTTTAGTAACCACGATGTTGAACGCGTGGCATCACGCTGGGCAAAAAATGGCGTACGCAGTGACGCTCAAGTAAAAATGCTGACCGCGTTACTTGGCTCATTACGAGGCAGCGTATGCATGTATCAAGGTGAGGAGCTTGGCTTAACCGAAGCTGATGTCGCATTTGAAGATTTACAAGATCCATACGGCATCACTTTTTGGCCAAATTTTAAAGGTCGTGATGGCTGTCGTACGCCGCACCCTTGGCAACATAATGCAGAGTTTGCCGGCTTTTCGACGCAAAAACCTTGGTTACCTGTGGCAAAGCAGCATCTTAGTAACAGTGTCGACTTGCAAAATGCCGACCTCAATTCGTGTTTAAACCGCTTCCGCGAGTTTTTACATTGGCGTAAAAACCATCAAGCTTTAATTGTGGGTGATATTGAGTTTATTGATACCCCTGAGCCGTTACTGGCGTTTTGGCGCAGCACGGGCGATGACACTATTTTGTGTTGTTTTAACTTAAGCGAACAAAGTGCATCGCTTGATTTAACAACAGTTTCACTGACTGAGTTGGCTGATGTGAGCCATCACAGTGGTCAGCTTGTAAAAAATCAGCTCAATCTGCCCCCGTTTGGCTGTTATTTTGCAAAAAAACACGACTGA
- a CDS encoding TonB-dependent receptor: protein MSKFKPSMLTLALVSAGFSSLSAFAADEVKKDEALNQENVEVIEVRGMRRSIVESINVKRFATNVVESISAEDIGKLPDSSIAESIARLPGLAAQRLDGRASRVSIRGFGENESGTTFNGREQVSISDNRGVEFDLYPSEIMSGVTVYKTPNATLEGEGIAGVIDMQTIKPLSKDGQTVQINTQFEQTSFDKLNPDGEDSGFRGTFSYVDQFADNTLGVAFAYSSMSSPNQEKRWNSWGYPEFTHNGKPLSILGGAKPFVRSSELERDSVMLVVEAAPTDKLKLTFDALYVDFLDTKTLRGIEIPFAWGQGSIKEENATVDPATGFVTSALTEGERVVVRNDHEERDATLKSFGLNTEYQVNDTWSLDLDVSYSKVERKIWSMESYSGTGRGSAVGIADNIGYQFNSGNTGAMFTHQLDYSDYNLIQLGGPLSWGGSSALNESLGIKDTPLKDTGQDGFINTPNIDDELKAIKFAATQVIESDFISALTYGVSRREREKQKVSEGYFMTLKSFPDTIVVPEEYRLGSVSLDFIGMGDMIAYDSKGLIDDGYYTLLAESLTDTKHATKSWTVKEKITSAFVQADINTEVAGLALTGGAGLRYVHTEQSSQGSAFTTNSAGLVLASPTDMEHSYSHLLPSLNLVLKLDDEQSLRFGVAKTISRARMDDMNASIDADYKTKPDDNGNYWIVSGGNTLLEPKEATGIDLSYENYFSDEGYFSAAFFHKDLNQWIFDGAYEVDMTGVAVPATGEIPPHSTGTGSGKVNGGGGTLWGYELAVTFPFKLIDESLEGFGIMASHTGINSDMEDQKGNEFELPGLSDQIQSFTLYYENYGIQSRVSMRKRSDFKGDVYGLGFDSQQVDILGETIWDAQIGYSFEESQVQALQGLTVSFQVQNITEEPFTSLSGDNKLQVRDYQDYGRTYLLGVSYKF, encoded by the coding sequence ATGTCTAAATTTAAGCCAAGTATGCTAACACTGGCACTTGTTTCTGCAGGATTCTCTTCTTTATCAGCATTTGCTGCTGATGAAGTGAAAAAAGACGAAGCGCTCAATCAAGAAAACGTAGAAGTTATTGAAGTACGTGGTATGCGCCGCAGTATTGTTGAGTCAATCAACGTTAAACGTTTTGCAACAAACGTGGTTGAGTCGATTTCAGCTGAAGATATCGGTAAATTACCAGATTCATCAATTGCGGAATCAATTGCCCGTTTACCTGGCTTGGCGGCCCAACGCCTAGACGGTCGTGCTAGCCGCGTATCAATTCGTGGTTTTGGTGAAAACGAAAGTGGCACCACCTTTAACGGCCGTGAACAAGTTTCTATCAGTGACAACCGTGGGGTTGAGTTTGACCTCTACCCATCAGAAATCATGAGCGGTGTGACTGTGTATAAAACACCCAATGCGACACTTGAAGGTGAAGGCATTGCCGGTGTAATTGATATGCAAACCATTAAACCGTTATCAAAAGACGGCCAAACAGTGCAAATCAATACCCAGTTTGAACAAACAAGTTTTGATAAGCTTAACCCAGATGGCGAAGACTCTGGCTTTCGTGGTACTTTTTCGTACGTTGACCAGTTTGCTGATAATACCTTAGGTGTGGCATTTGCTTATTCAAGCATGTCGTCGCCAAACCAAGAAAAACGTTGGAATTCTTGGGGTTACCCTGAGTTTACCCACAATGGAAAACCACTTTCTATTTTAGGTGGTGCTAAACCATTTGTACGTTCGTCAGAACTTGAACGTGATTCTGTGATGCTAGTTGTTGAAGCGGCTCCAACCGATAAATTAAAACTGACCTTCGATGCGCTTTATGTAGATTTCTTAGATACCAAAACATTGCGTGGGATTGAAATTCCATTTGCATGGGGTCAAGGTTCAATTAAAGAAGAGAATGCGACCGTTGATCCAGCAACAGGTTTTGTCACCAGTGCGTTAACTGAAGGCGAGCGTGTTGTGGTGCGCAATGATCACGAAGAGCGTGACGCAACACTTAAATCATTTGGTTTAAATACTGAGTACCAAGTGAATGATACGTGGTCTTTAGACCTTGATGTCAGCTATTCAAAAGTAGAACGCAAAATTTGGAGTATGGAAAGCTACTCGGGTACAGGGCGTGGTAGTGCCGTAGGTATTGCAGATAACATTGGTTATCAGTTTAACTCAGGCAATACAGGTGCAATGTTTACTCATCAACTTGATTATAGCGATTACAACTTAATTCAATTAGGTGGTCCGCTTAGTTGGGGTGGTAGCTCGGCACTGAACGAAAGTTTAGGCATAAAGGACACGCCGCTTAAAGATACAGGTCAAGATGGCTTTATTAATACACCAAATATTGATGATGAATTAAAAGCGATTAAATTTGCTGCAACACAAGTGATTGAGTCTGATTTTATCAGTGCATTAACCTACGGTGTTTCACGTCGTGAACGTGAAAAGCAAAAAGTATCAGAAGGTTACTTCATGACGCTTAAATCGTTCCCAGATACGATTGTAGTGCCAGAAGAATATCGTTTAGGTTCAGTGTCACTTGATTTTATCGGTATGGGCGACATGATTGCCTATGATTCAAAAGGCTTAATTGATGATGGTTATTACACGCTGCTGGCGGAAAGTTTAACCGATACAAAGCATGCGACTAAATCATGGACTGTTAAAGAAAAAATTACGTCTGCGTTTGTGCAAGCAGACATCAATACCGAAGTGGCCGGTTTAGCGCTAACCGGTGGTGCGGGCTTACGTTATGTGCATACTGAGCAATCGTCGCAAGGTTCAGCATTTACAACTAACAGTGCGGGTCTAGTGTTGGCTTCACCAACAGATATGGAACACAGTTATTCACATTTATTACCAAGCTTAAACTTAGTGTTGAAGTTAGATGATGAACAGTCTCTGCGTTTTGGTGTGGCGAAGACTATTTCTCGTGCTCGCATGGATGACATGAATGCGTCGATTGATGCAGACTACAAAACTAAACCAGACGATAATGGCAACTACTGGATAGTAAGTGGTGGTAATACTTTACTAGAGCCAAAAGAAGCGACAGGCATTGATTTATCATATGAAAACTACTTCTCAGATGAAGGTTATTTCTCTGCAGCCTTCTTCCACAAAGATTTAAATCAATGGATCTTTGATGGTGCCTATGAAGTGGACATGACAGGCGTCGCTGTTCCGGCAACTGGCGAGATCCCACCTCATTCAACAGGTACAGGTTCTGGTAAAGTCAATGGCGGTGGCGGTACTTTATGGGGTTATGAGCTTGCGGTTACTTTCCCATTCAAATTGATTGATGAGTCACTCGAAGGGTTTGGTATTATGGCCAGCCATACCGGTATTAACTCGGATATGGAAGACCAAAAAGGTAATGAGTTTGAATTACCGGGCTTATCAGACCAAATTCAGAGCTTTACACTTTATTATGAAAACTACGGTATTCAATCGCGTGTCAGCATGCGCAAACGTAGTGATTTTAAAGGTGATGTTTATGGCCTTGGTTTTGACTCACAACAAGTTGATATCTTAGGCGAAACCATTTGGGATGCGCAAATTGGTTATAGCTTTGAAGAGTCACAAGTTCAAGCGTTACAAGGCTTAACTGTGTCGTTCCAAGTACAAAATATAACTGAAGAACCTTTCACCTCCTTAAGTGGTGATAACAAGCTTCAAGTACGTGACTACCAAGATTATGGCCGTACTTATTTGTTAGGCGTGAGCTACAAGTTCTAA
- a CDS encoding tryptophan halogenase family protein — translation MTPTKISNVVIVGGGTSGWITAALLVKVLGRVINITLVESDEIGTIGVGEATIPPIVQLNNALGISEKTFLAHTKGTFKLGIEFNDWGQLGDSYMHAFGGIGKSLPFCDFHHLWLQSKQQGGNSDFWDFSLNYQAAMAGKFGPSQKIASTNIQGLEYAYHFDAGLYAGLLSEFSQGLGVKRLEGKVTEVVVNQNNGDVSHLCLANGEHLYGDLFIDCTGLKALLIEQTLNTGFEDYSHWLPCDRAVAVPCEKVEPIVPYTRSTAHSCGWQWRIPLQHRTGNGLVYSSKYLSDEAAKAQLLNSLDGKPLGEPKIIAFKTGRRRKQWHKNVVAIGLSNGFFEPLESTNIHLIQTAATRLIKFFPHFGIKDAEVSEFNRQAQVEAEQMRDFIILHYKVNQKVDSPFWQACQRMEIPHTLAQKIALFAQSGKVFREQDELFTEIAWQQVMLGQNLVPADIHPIATMLSPLQLSELMENLKTLVDHNVAGIVSHSDFLAQIAH, via the coding sequence ATGACACCAACAAAAATAAGTAATGTTGTGATTGTTGGCGGCGGCACAAGCGGCTGGATCACCGCAGCTTTACTAGTGAAAGTGCTTGGTCGTGTAATCAATATTACCTTAGTCGAATCCGATGAAATTGGTACTATCGGCGTCGGCGAAGCGACTATTCCGCCGATTGTGCAATTAAATAACGCCCTTGGGATCAGCGAAAAAACCTTTTTAGCCCACACTAAAGGTACCTTTAAACTCGGTATTGAATTTAATGATTGGGGCCAACTTGGCGACAGTTATATGCATGCCTTTGGTGGCATTGGCAAAAGTCTACCTTTTTGTGACTTTCATCATTTATGGCTGCAAAGCAAACAACAAGGCGGCAACAGTGACTTTTGGGATTTTTCGCTAAATTACCAAGCCGCAATGGCTGGGAAATTTGGCCCCAGTCAAAAAATAGCAAGCACAAATATTCAAGGCCTTGAATATGCGTATCATTTTGATGCGGGACTGTATGCAGGGCTGTTAAGCGAATTTAGCCAAGGTTTAGGGGTTAAACGCCTCGAAGGTAAAGTGACTGAGGTGGTGGTCAATCAAAACAATGGTGATGTGAGCCACTTATGCTTAGCCAATGGCGAACATCTTTACGGTGATTTATTTATTGACTGCACAGGGTTAAAAGCCTTGTTGATTGAACAAACCCTTAATACAGGCTTTGAGGACTATTCACATTGGTTACCGTGCGACCGCGCTGTTGCGGTGCCGTGTGAAAAAGTTGAACCAATTGTGCCTTATACCCGCTCAACGGCACACAGTTGTGGTTGGCAGTGGCGCATACCTTTGCAACATCGCACAGGGAATGGGTTAGTGTATTCGAGTAAATATTTAAGTGATGAGGCTGCAAAAGCGCAATTACTAAATAGCCTTGATGGCAAGCCATTGGGCGAGCCTAAAATCATCGCCTTTAAAACCGGACGCAGACGCAAACAATGGCATAAAAATGTGGTGGCCATTGGCTTATCAAATGGCTTCTTTGAGCCGTTGGAATCGACCAATATTCACCTTATTCAAACCGCAGCAACCCGTTTAATAAAGTTTTTTCCACACTTTGGCATTAAAGATGCTGAAGTGAGCGAATTTAATCGCCAAGCTCAGGTTGAAGCTGAGCAAATGCGCGACTTCATCATTTTGCATTACAAGGTAAATCAAAAAGTGGATAGCCCTTTTTGGCAAGCGTGTCAGCGCATGGAGATACCCCACACTTTGGCGCAAAAAATCGCGCTGTTTGCCCAGTCGGGCAAAGTATTTCGTGAGCAAGACGAATTGTTTACCGAAATTGCCTGGCAGCAAGTGATGCTAGGGCAAAATCTAGTGCCTGCTGATATCCATCCGATTGCTACCATGCTAAGCCCTCTACAATTAAGTGAGCTCATGGAAAACCTTAAAACCTTAGTAGATCATAATGTGGCAGGTATTGTTAGCCACAGCGATTTTTTAGCTCAAATAGCGCATTAG